In a single window of the Salvelinus namaycush isolate Seneca chromosome 18, SaNama_1.0, whole genome shotgun sequence genome:
- the LOC120062866 gene encoding BTB/POZ domain-containing protein KCTD9-like, whose protein sequence is MRRVTVFVNGTSKNGKVVAVYGTLTDLLSVATNKLGIRACNLYNGKGGLIDDIALIRDDDVLYVSEGDPFFDPQNDVRARDDRPGAHTDWLTLNIGGRLFTTTRSTLVSKEPESMLAHMFREKAVWGNKQDECGAYLIDRSPEYFEPILNYLRHGQLIINEGINLLGVLEEARFFGIEQLAEQLEVAIKNNQTPEDHSPISRKEFVRFLLATPTKSELRCQGLNFSGADLSRLDLRYINFKMANLSRCNLTHANLCSSNLERADLSGANLDGANLQGVKMLCSNAEGASLKGCNFEDPSGLKANLEGANLKGVDMEGSQMTGINLRVATLKNAKLKNCNLRGATLAGTDLENCDLSGCDLQEANLRGSNVKGAIFEEMLTALHMSQSVR, encoded by the exons ATGAGAAGAGTTACTGTTTTTGTGAACGGGACGTCCAAAAATGGCAAG GTTGTAGCTGTGTATGGGACCTTGACTGACCTGTTATCTGTAGCAACCAATAAGTTGGGAATCAGAGCCTGTAATTTATACAATGGAAAAGGTGGTCTTATAGATGACATAGCGCTCATCAG GGATGATGATGTTTTGTATGTCTCAGAGGGAGACCCCTTTTTTG ACCCACAGAATGATGTCAGGGCTAGAGACGATCGGCCTGGGGCACACACCGATTGGCTGACGCTTAATATTGGAGGGCGTCTCTTCACCACCACACG GAGCACCTTGGTCAGCAAGGAGCCAGAGAGCATGCTTGCTCACATGTTTCGGGAGAAAG CTGTATGGGGTAACAAGCAGGATGAATGTGGGGCTTACCTGATTGATCGCAGCCCAGAATACTTCGAGCCTATTCTTAATTACCTGCGACATGGCCAGCTCATTATCAATGAAGGAATCAATTTACTTG GGGTTTTGGAGGAGGCCCGTTTCTTTGGAATTGAGCAGCTTGCTGAGCAGTTGGAAGTAGCAATAAAG AATAACCAGACACCTGAGGACCACTCTCCCATCTCTCGCAAGGAGTTTGTTCGGTTTCTGCTGGCTACACCCACCAAATCAGAGCTCCGCTGTCAG GGACTTAATTTCAGTGGTGCTGATCTCTCTCGCCTCGACTTGCGCTACATCAACTTCAAGATGGCCAACCTGAGTCGCTGCAACCTGACGCATGCCAATCTATGCTCTTCAAACCTGGAGCGCGCTGACCTGTCTGGGGCCAACCTCGAT GGTGCTAACTTGCAGGGTGTGAAGATGCTCTGTTCAAATGCTGAGGGGGCGTCTCTCAAAGGATGCAATTTTGAGGACCCATCTGGACTCAAGGCCAACTTAGAGG GTGCCAATCTGAAAGGGGTTGACATGGAGGGAAGTCAGATGACCGGAATTAACCTGCGTGTGGCCACTCTCAAAAATGCTAAGCTGAAGAACTGTAACCTGCGGGGTGCCACTTTGGCAGGAACCGATCTTGAG AACTGTGATCTGTCTGGCTGTGACCTACAAGAGGCCAACTTGAGAGGGTCCAACGTGAAGGGGGCCATTTTTGAAGAGATGCTGACTGCATTGCACATGTCTCAGAGTGTTAGATAA
- the LOC120062867 gene encoding progonadoliberin-1-like → MEEKKVLLLLLLVAALVSQGCCQHWSYVLNPGGKRVTDSLSDTLDNVIKMTILQMAEDLPKIDTSCSLFGCADVSPHPEMYRLRALLVSKPR, encoded by the exons ATGGAAGAGAAAAAGGTCTTGTTGCTGCTGCTTTTGGTAGCGGCTCTAGTGTCACAGGGTTGCTGTCAACATTGGTCCTATGTCTTGAACCCAGGGGGGAAAAGAGTGACTGACAGCCTGTCTGACACCCTGGACAATGTAA TTAAAATGACAATTCTACAGATGGCTGAAGACCTTCCGAAGATAGACACATCTTGCAGTTTGTTTGGCTGTGCTGATGTCTCACCTCATCCTGAAATGTACCGACTGAGGGCATTACTTGTGA GCAAACCTCGCTGA
- the ankrd39 gene encoding ankyrin repeat domain-containing protein 39 translates to MSSGGHQCNVRCCSHQLASPSAHQTLDEMDFERGIWSAAMDGDLERVKSLLKKGTDPNLRDSANYTALHYASRSGHKSVCKFLLESGACANPQTPGGATPLHRSAYCGQLDVVQLLLHHGADPQLCDGDGSSPLHKAAEQSHEDVCRLLLQCCPSLRSHTNKKSQVPYQLAPDGHLKELLEPPQ, encoded by the exons ATGTCGTCTGGAGGCCATCAATGTAACGTTAGGTGTTGTTCCCACCAACTTGCGTCCCCCAGTGCGCACCAAACATTGGATGAAATGGACTTTGAAAGAG GTATTTGGTCTGCTGCAATGGATGGAGACTTGGAGAGGGTCAAATCACTTCTCAAGAAGGGTACAGACCCTAACCTAAGAGACTCAGCCAATTACACTGCTCTG CACTATGCCAGCCGCAGTGGGCATAAGTCTGTATGTAAGTTCCTTCTGGAGAGCGGGGCATGTGCCAACCCTCAGACGCCAGGTGGGGCCACTCCTCTTCACCGATCTGCCTACTGTGGACAGCTTGACGTGGTCCAGCTGTTGCTTCACCATGGGGCAGATCCCCAGCTATGTGATGGTGATGGATCCTCCCCTTTACATAAG GCTGCAGAGCAGAGCCATGAAGATGTCTGCAGACTCCTTCTCCAGTGCTGTCCCTCCCTCCGGAGCCACACAAACAAGAAGTCCCAGGTACCTTACCAGCTAGCACCAGATGGACATCTGAAGGAGCTCCTGGAACCCCCACAATAA